One Paenibacillus riograndensis SBR5 DNA segment encodes these proteins:
- the ric gene encoding iron-sulfur cluster repair di-iron protein, translating into MNNTVTEGSVHFSGEAMVRDIVLQFPKAADYFKAQRIDFCCGGAKPLVEAAAEKGLDTGAVLQDLNKLLAEHPVLEEDSAWNEASSEELADYIINKHHRYLREELPLIAQNVTKVFRVHGEDSPHLAEVYRLFHTLREELLEHTAKEEESEFPKMLAYEKNPTEDGLTELRGLLRTLEAEHDGAGDILRELRRVTNDYTPPEHACTTYRLTYARLEELEGMTFEHVHLENNILFLRYQ; encoded by the coding sequence TTGAACAATACAGTGACGGAAGGTTCCGTCCATTTTTCCGGTGAAGCGATGGTAAGGGATATCGTCCTTCAATTCCCCAAAGCGGCGGATTATTTCAAGGCACAGCGGATTGATTTCTGCTGCGGAGGCGCAAAACCTCTGGTAGAGGCTGCAGCAGAAAAAGGGCTTGATACAGGAGCAGTGCTCCAGGATCTGAACAAGCTGCTGGCCGAGCATCCGGTGCTGGAAGAAGATTCGGCTTGGAACGAAGCTTCATCAGAAGAGCTGGCCGACTACATTATCAATAAGCATCACAGATATTTGCGCGAGGAGCTGCCGCTGATTGCCCAGAATGTGACCAAGGTCTTCCGGGTACACGGCGAGGACTCCCCGCATTTGGCGGAAGTGTACCGGCTGTTCCATACGCTGCGGGAGGAATTGCTGGAGCATACGGCCAAGGAAGAAGAAAGCGAGTTTCCCAAAATGCTTGCTTATGAAAAAAATCCTACAGAGGACGGCTTGACCGAGCTGCGCGGACTTCTGCGTACGCTGGAAGCGGAGCATGACGGGGCGGGCGATATTTTGCGCGAGCTGCGGAGAGTTACCAATGATTACACACCGCCGGAGCACGCCTGCACAACCTACCGTCTCACCTATGCCCGGCTTGAAGAGCTGGAGGGAATGACCTTTGAGCATGTCCATCTGGAGAATAATATCCTGTTCCTGCGTTACCAATAG
- a CDS encoding helix-turn-helix transcriptional regulator, with product MGKNLRLKASRAAKDMSQKQLADAVGVTRQTIIAIENGDYNPTIRLCIEICLTLGKTLDELFWEGDKHGEN from the coding sequence ATGGGGAAAAATTTAAGGCTGAAGGCCTCCAGAGCGGCAAAAGATATGTCGCAGAAGCAGCTGGCAGACGCTGTGGGAGTGACCAGACAGACGATTATCGCCATCGAGAACGGTGATTACAATCCCACGATCAGGTTGTGTATTGAGATTTGCTTGACCTTAGGGAAGACGCTGGATGAACTTTTTTGGGAGGGTGATAAGCATGGGGAGAACTAA
- a CDS encoding DUF6773 family protein, translating to MGRTNLDERQLQNKHKAGNQAFILLAFLLLADMGLQNYGIHWLEYPMSNYVIFLIGVGSYLVRIIWNGSYAGPGSGNLTANGRSILGAVLAILVALCVITAAWMGSTGKSSHGTGTGPAILMISTAVGLIILGTVFWIRRRNNRDEA from the coding sequence ATGGGGAGAACTAATCTGGACGAAAGACAATTGCAAAACAAGCACAAGGCGGGGAATCAGGCGTTTATCCTGCTGGCCTTCCTGCTGCTCGCGGATATGGGTCTGCAAAATTACGGAATTCACTGGCTTGAATATCCCATGAGCAACTACGTTATTTTTCTTATCGGTGTGGGTTCTTACCTGGTACGGATTATCTGGAACGGTTCCTATGCAGGGCCGGGCAGCGGGAATCTGACGGCTAATGGCCGAAGCATATTGGGTGCAGTTCTGGCCATTCTTGTCGCGTTATGCGTCATCACCGCCGCCTGGATGGGCTCAACCGGAAAATCCTCTCATGGCACCGGTACCGGACCGGCCATTCTGATGATTTCCACAGCTGTCGGACTGATCATCCTGGGTACGGTGTTCTGGATCAGAAGAAGAAACAACCGGGATGAAGCATAG
- a CDS encoding winged helix-turn-helix transcriptional regulator yields MEEHQLTMCPRFESAFSFLGKRWNGLIIQTLMSGPKRFKDISGLIPSMSDKMLSERMKDLECEGILVRHVYPETPVRIEYELTAKGRALEPVMQQIQSWAESWVE; encoded by the coding sequence ATGGAAGAACATCAATTGACGATGTGCCCTCGATTCGAATCGGCCTTCTCCTTCTTAGGTAAACGTTGGAATGGACTTATTATTCAGACATTGATGAGCGGACCCAAACGGTTTAAGGATATTTCGGGTCTAATCCCGTCGATGAGCGATAAGATGTTGTCCGAACGAATGAAGGACCTGGAGTGTGAAGGAATTCTGGTACGCCATGTGTACCCGGAAACCCCCGTACGCATCGAGTATGAACTGACAGCCAAAGGCCGTGCGCTTGAGCCGGTTATGCAGCAGATTCAGTCTTGGGCGGAGAGCTGGGTCGAATAG
- a CDS encoding Gfo/Idh/MocA family protein — protein sequence MKITGRTKVAIVGLGDIARKVYLPLLSRHDQVEVVGVLSHSPSTVQGVVHSYRFPRGTTDLKELLSWGPDAVFVHSPTPTHYDIVMKCLNHGIPVYVDKPLSYDLEESRRMAGFAEEKGLLLGVGFNRRFAPMYTAAKAWLDTTGGISACQAFKHRTRLQSGSSRETVHDDLIHILDLLLWLCGEDAELLHSSLKADDAGRMLQSSGMLGWSQGATGMYSMVRDAGADLEKLELHGNGRSAEVADMEQATLYETGSLPRIQHFGSWDTVLERRGFSGAVNHFLNSIDTPLQCGISASAVLSSHELAAKLAD from the coding sequence ATGAAAATTACCGGACGCACAAAGGTGGCGATAGTCGGCCTAGGCGACATTGCCCGCAAAGTTTATCTGCCGCTCCTTTCCCGCCATGATCAGGTAGAGGTGGTGGGGGTGCTCAGCCATTCGCCATCCACTGTGCAGGGGGTTGTCCATTCTTACCGTTTTCCCAGAGGCACTACAGATCTGAAGGAGCTGCTGTCCTGGGGGCCGGATGCAGTATTTGTGCATAGCCCAACCCCCACACATTATGATATTGTTATGAAATGTCTAAATCATGGAATACCGGTATATGTGGATAAGCCGCTGTCCTATGATCTGGAAGAATCCCGCCGGATGGCCGGCTTTGCTGAAGAGAAGGGGCTGCTGCTGGGTGTGGGCTTCAACCGCCGCTTCGCGCCCATGTATACGGCTGCCAAAGCCTGGCTGGACACAACAGGCGGCATCAGCGCCTGCCAGGCGTTCAAGCACCGGACCAGGCTGCAATCCGGCAGCAGCCGTGAGACTGTCCATGACGACCTGATCCATATCCTGGATCTGCTGCTCTGGTTATGCGGGGAAGATGCCGAGCTGCTGCACAGCAGTCTGAAAGCTGACGATGCAGGCCGGATGCTGCAATCTTCCGGGATGCTGGGCTGGAGCCAGGGGGCGACCGGTATGTACAGCATGGTACGGGATGCGGGTGCGGACCTGGAGAAGCTGGAGCTGCACGGCAATGGCAGGTCTGCAGAGGTTGCGGATATGGAACAGGCAACGCTGTACGAGACAGGTTCACTGCCGCGCATACAGCATTTCGGGAGCTGGGATACCGTGCTTGAACGCAGGGGCTTCAGCGGCGCGGTGAATCATTTTTTGAACAGTATAGACACACCTTTACAGTGCGGCATATCCGCTTCAGCCGTCCTGTCCAGCCATGAGCTGGCGGCGAAATTAGCCGATTGA
- a CDS encoding TVP38/TMEM64 family protein yields MRKWLTVLLYVSGIFLAFIYRYDILAWLRQDHNAFLGLSAAALLALFPVVPYKLIIGIYGYAYGSLTAALICWSASTLAGAVIYAVVKYMFKEKAGKYLTSVSALGKFTSAVQRRPFAAVVLARLVPVIPQMGVNIYAGAAGLPFWSYLAASGLGKIPGIALYAFLGGQLFDHPRNGLIAVLVYVVVLALAVLALRPRSLWTKE; encoded by the coding sequence ATGAGAAAATGGCTGACGGTACTGCTGTATGTTTCGGGGATTTTCCTCGCGTTTATCTACAGGTATGACATCCTGGCCTGGCTGCGCCAGGACCACAATGCGTTTCTGGGTCTCAGTGCCGCCGCTCTACTGGCGCTGTTCCCTGTGGTTCCTTACAAGCTGATCATCGGGATATACGGTTATGCCTATGGAAGTCTGACCGCTGCGCTGATCTGCTGGAGTGCCTCCACCCTGGCCGGGGCGGTTATCTATGCTGTTGTTAAATACATGTTCAAGGAAAAAGCCGGGAAGTATCTGACTTCTGTGTCTGCCCTGGGCAAATTCACTTCCGCCGTGCAGCGGAGGCCGTTTGCCGCCGTGGTGCTGGCCCGGCTGGTTCCTGTCATCCCGCAGATGGGGGTTAACATCTACGCGGGGGCTGCCGGTTTACCCTTTTGGAGCTATCTCGCCGCATCCGGACTCGGCAAAATCCCCGGCATCGCCTTATATGCTTTTCTTGGAGGCCAGCTCTTCGACCATCCACGGAACGGGCTGATAGCGGTCCTGGTCTATGTGGTTGTGCTCGCTCTGGCTGTATTGGCGCTCCGCCCGCGGTCGCTTTGGACCAAGGAATGA
- the msrB gene encoding peptide-methionine (R)-S-oxide reductase MsrB: protein MSDIQADNISGKTEKATFAGGCFWCMVSPFEELPGIVEVVSGYTGGHTVNPTYEEVCSETTGHVEAVQITFQPDIFPYTKLLELFWQQIDPTDAGGQFYDRGTSYGTAIFTHSEEQRQQAEASKAALQASGRFSAPIVTPILPAKPFYRAEEYHQGYHHKNPGHYKRYRQGSGRDAFIESHWKHKEDKASLKERLTPLQYEVTQNNATESPFRNEFWDHHGEGIYVDIVSGEPLFSSQDKFDSGCGWPSFTRPIRDYSVKEKTDLSHLMIRTEVRSKTADSHLGHVFNDGPGPNGLRYCINSAALRFVPKEDLEKEGYGEYRALFQHA from the coding sequence ATGAGTGATATTCAAGCTGACAATATAAGCGGTAAAACAGAAAAAGCCACATTTGCCGGGGGCTGCTTCTGGTGCATGGTATCTCCTTTTGAAGAACTGCCGGGGATTGTGGAGGTTGTATCCGGGTATACCGGCGGACATACCGTTAACCCGACCTATGAGGAAGTCTGCTCAGAAACTACGGGTCATGTGGAAGCGGTGCAGATCACCTTTCAACCCGATATTTTCCCATATACCAAGCTGCTGGAGCTGTTCTGGCAGCAGATTGACCCTACCGACGCCGGCGGGCAATTCTATGACCGCGGAACTTCATACGGCACCGCTATCTTTACCCACTCCGAAGAGCAGCGGCAGCAGGCGGAAGCCTCTAAGGCGGCGCTGCAGGCCAGCGGACGTTTCTCCGCTCCGATTGTGACGCCTATTCTGCCGGCCAAGCCGTTTTACCGTGCGGAAGAGTACCACCAGGGTTACCATCACAAGAATCCCGGCCACTATAAACGCTACCGCCAAGGCTCCGGCCGGGACGCATTTATTGAGAGTCACTGGAAGCACAAAGAGGATAAAGCAAGTCTGAAGGAGCGCCTGACGCCGCTGCAATATGAAGTCACGCAAAACAATGCGACCGAATCCCCTTTCCGCAACGAATTCTGGGATCATCACGGGGAAGGCATCTATGTGGATATTGTATCCGGAGAGCCTCTGTTCAGCTCACAGGACAAATTCGATTCCGGCTGCGGCTGGCCCAGCTTCACCCGCCCGATCCGCGACTATTCGGTCAAAGAAAAAACGGATCTCAGCCATCTGATGATCCGCACCGAAGTCCGCAGCAAAACAGCCGATTCCCATCTCGGGCATGTCTTCAACGACGGTCCCGGCCCGAACGGCCTGCGTTACTGCATTAATTCAGCGGCATTGCGTTTTGTACCAAAGGAAGATCTGGAAAAGGAAGGATACGGCGAGTACCGCGCGCTGTTCCAGCATGCTTAA